The Palaemon carinicauda isolate YSFRI2023 chromosome 9, ASM3689809v2, whole genome shotgun sequence sequence TGTCTGTAAAGACATAAAATACTGTATCTCTTTTGGGATAGAAGTTTTCATAATATAAAAGACATCTTATTAGTTTGTAATAAAGTTTATTTCAGTTTAATAACATAATGCTCTCAGCAACCCGTGATATGTACTGGCTATGTTTACATATtggattaattttgaaataaaagtacAAACAAACATACTACTGTAattccattttatataaatattcaaattacgATTTCAAAGTAAATGGCAAATAAAGGAGTCTGCCACTGTGCATGTCTTTACTCTCCTTTTCAGAAGCAAAATATTGTATCTTTATCTTTGACATTTTTGTTCTACTGTATACACCAAAATATAATTCACACCTAATGACCAAGCAACATAAAATAAGCTTCTTACTGTACTGCATAATGTTCTAGCAAATGAAATTCATCTAGagtaaatatttcttttacaaatGAAAAAGCCAGTTTCTtggaaaactagaaaataaaatctCTAATGACTTTGTAACTTCaatttacaatatatacagtacattatgatACTAAGTAAACAATAGAATTTAATGCAGGAAGTCCTATATAGGGGGTTCTTCAATGCCTAATTCCTGTCGCAACTCTGCCAATGATTGTTCCCATCTTTTTTCAAAATAAACATTCATCAATAGCTTTGAAGATTTTCCAACTCTAATTGCCCAAGGAAGGTAAGTGGAGAGATACTTCTGGCGTTGTTTAGGCTTGAAACGTAAAGGACCGAATATAGCTCCACCTACACACATTGGTAATCCAGTTTGGATCCCCTCAACCCATTTAACTGTCACTTCCCCCAACATGTTAGTTGGCATTCCAAGAACCGTATGAAATAGATCATGAGCCTCACGGTACCTCTGCATAATGTAGGCTAACTCAGGATCGTCTACGAACTGCACAGGGAGTCTCGAGTCAGGAGTGACTTGATTGTCATCCAAAAATTTAATATACGCATGTCCCAGCGTTCCTTCGGGAAGTTTGGAAAGTTCATTTAAATCCAATGAAGAACTGTTGATTCTAGGTTTATCAAGTAAAATTTTCTGTCCTTCAGTATCTTGAATCATCTTTGAAAAAAGTTTTGAAAGTGCATCGTAACCAGTTGTTTCACCTAAAACTGCAACCATGTCAGCACGACGAGGGTCTAAGATTGCCGCAGTAGCAGCGCCTACAGATAAGATTACTTTCTGAAAAGTATTTGTTGGTATGTGGTATTTATATAGAGGAGGAGGTTTCTCTTCATTTCCATCAATAATTATTTTTGGAGGAGGCTTGAATGTTGAATCTACTCTTCCTGATGATGTTGCATACCTTATGGTGTCTAAAATGAAACTTCCGCTGGACGGTTGGTATCTAATGGGTATGTTCCTTGTTTCTTCTGCGACCTTTGTATTGTTAAAAGCTTGTTCTGTGCCTTTAGATGCATTGCCATAATACAAACTCACCCTTCGTAGTCCTgtacaaaaaaaaataagtaattagcttcatatttaaatcatattaagtaaagattaaaagaataaataaatacccttacagtacagtacaataaaTAAAATTCATCAGTAAAGAAagtttaaattttcaaaaaaatgttatttttattaataaaataaatttttgaatatacttacccgataatcatgtagctgtcaactccgttgcccgacagaattctatggagggatacgccagctatcacaatactagaagggggtgtatttaccagcgccacctgtggccaggtactcaagtacttcttgttgacacctcctcaattattcctcggtccactggttctctatggggaggaagggagggtcgattaaatcatgattatcgggtaagtatattcaaaaatttattttattaataaaaataacatttttcaatattaaacttacccgataatcatgtagctgattcacacccaggggggtgggtgaaaaccagtgtacaagattaaaggatagctaagtatcccatatttcatataatcagttatccacaataacaatgaaataataagtacctggtaaggaagtcgacttgaaccgttactctgcctttaataagatcgtcttccttactgagcgcagcgttcctcttgggaggctgaatcaactcaaaggtgctaaagtatacagggctgcaacccatactaaaggacctcatcacaacctttaaccttggcgcttctcaagaaagaattgaccacccgccaaatcaacaaggatgtggaaggcttcttagccgaccgtacaacccataaaaagtattcaagagaaaggttaaaaagttatgggattatgggaatgtagtggctgagccctcgcctactactgcattcgttgctacgaatagacccagggtgtagcagtactcgtaaagagactggacatctttgagatagaatgatgcgaacactgacttgtttctccaataggttgcatccataacactctgcagagaacggttctgtttgaaggccactgaagtagccacagctctcacttcatgtgtccttaccttcagcaaagcaaggtcttcttccttcagatgagaatttgcttctctaatcagaagcctgatgtagtaagaaactgagttcttagacattggtagagaaggcttcttgatagcacaccataaggcttctgattgtcctcgtaatggttttgacctttagatagtacttaagagctctaactgggcaaagtactctctccagttcgttccccaccatgttggaaaggcttgggatctcgaacgacttaggccaaggacgggaaggaagctcgtttttagccaaaaaaccgagctgtaaggaacatgtagccgtttcagatgtgaaacctatgttcctgctgaaggcgtggatctcacttactcttttacctgttgctaagcacacgaggaaaagagttttttaatgtgaggtccttaaaagaggctgattggagcggttcaaatcctgatgacattaggaaccttaggaccacgtctagattccagcctggagtggacaaccgacgttcctttgaggtctcaaaagacctaaggaggtcctgtagatctttgttggaggaaagatccaagcctctgtggcggaaaaccgctgccaacaaacttctgtaacccttgatcgtaggagctgatagggagcttacgttccttagatgtaacaggaagtcagcaatctgggttacattggtactggttgaggaaaactgcattggccttgcaccagcttcggaagacttcccataaagactgatagactctgagagtggatgtcgtccttgctctggcaatcgctctggctgcctccttcgaaaagcctctagctcttgagagtctttcgatagtctgaaggcagtcagacgaagagcgtggaggttgggagtaccttctttacgtgaggttgacgcagaaggtccactctaggaggaagagtcctgggaacgtcgaccagccattgcagtacctcagtgaaacattctctcgcgggccagaggggagcaaccaacgtcagccgtgtctctttgtgagaggcgaacttctgaagtaccctgttgacaatcttgaacggcgggaatgcatacaggttgagatgggaccaatccagcagaaaggcatccacgcgaactgctgctgggtctggaatcggagaacaatacaagaggagcctcttggtcatcgaggtagcgaatagatctatggttggctgatcccacagggcccaaagtctgctgcaaacattcttgtgaagggtccactctgtggggaagacctgacccttccggctgaggcgatctgccatgacattcatatcgccctgaatgagcctcgttactagcgtgagctttcgatcttttgaccaaatgaggaggtcccttgcgatctcgaacaacttcctcgaatgagtccctccctgcttggagatgtaagccaaggctgtggtgtagtcggagttcacctccaccaccttgttaagctggagggacttgaagtttatcaaggccaaatgaactgccaacaactccttgcaatagatgtgaagtgtcctttgctcctgattccatgttcccgagcattcctgtccgtccagtgtcgcaccccagcccgtgtccgatgcgtccgagaagagacggtggtcggaggactgaacagccaatggtagaccttccttgagaagaatgctgttcttccaccacgttagagtagacctcatctcttcggaaacaggaactgagcccgtctctagcgtcatgtcctttatccagtgagcagctagatgatactgaagggggcggaggtggagtctccctaactcgatgaacagggccagcgatgaaagtgtccctgttagactcatccactgcctgactaagcatcggttccttctcagcatgctctggatgcattctagggcttggaagatccttggggccgacggacaagtccgaaaagctcgactctgaagatccatacccaaggagacaatggtctgggatggaacgagctgagactcctcaaaattgaccaggaggcccagttccttggtcagatccatagtccatttgaaaatctccagacagcgacgacttgagggagctcttaaaagccagtcgtctgacggagccggacacaagatcatgatactgctgcacagtctgtaaactgtcaatcatgggcaagcgaggaagtacagtgacaacccgattctgtctagactgtctgggtcgtacagacaactccttaacgggttgctgaggttgcccactgcgtcacaacaagtcccttctgttggttgttgaacgtcttccccgtgacacattgactccgtaaacaaaaaatcctctaacaaggactaagcttggactgcatgtcatgcaacacagctcaaggtctatgggagcaggtgtggtaacagacgggattagcggctgaagtgtaaccaataccttccctgtaagcatgttatgcttaaataaaagtccataagaggttatgcagctaaaggctccctccaaaagacagagtcctcaagggaatatcagaaggagggagaaaagaactttctcatctacagggaccttatcctagaaaagctaagttctctgagtgagggttcactggtgcaaagcagcagactagaaggcaacgttatgaaactgcttgacagtctagtgagttggcaacaacccaagatgtgttgagaagcatgcggtaaggtatgcagagcatgatgtatgcagagtatgctgtatgcagagcatgctgaatgcagagcatgctgtatgcagagcatgttgtatgcagagcatgctgaatgcagagcatgctgaatgctgagcatgtaggaagtagagcctgctgtaagcagagcctgctgaaaggaaagcagagcgtgtgcatggcgtttaacatttctcagaaattccatgaccagtgctagagtgcttaatgcatgcttgcatggggtttaaaccatggtatgctgaacagcagagtcagaacgagctggaacaacaacagaggtttcctcaacttgagggaaaacctgaggttcagactgcataggctgaacaacagacggagcagaaggcaggtgcaagggtgaaggaggttgactcctagcaagagttgcacccaaggattgtaccagctgagcggaggacggaggcggagtagtccgttcctgttcctgagagatgagtggagcatgagaaggttgaggctgcgcagaacaaggtaaagttctagcaagctgaggctcctgaggcgcaagtgcatggtgtagatgagcttgcctagatgagggttgaactcggtgcagcgctggttgagcagacagactcacggaggggagaggttgttgtaccccaaccgagagttgcaccactggaggagcagcaaggggaggaggaggaagagtgtaactctcctgatcccaaagcaagggttgccttaaagaaggctgaggctgaacaacactgtgaacagcaaactccgaaagtggttcaacatcgtacgcctggcagatggagctgcgactgggtgcagcgagtgcaggcgggtgcagcacaggctgaacgggtgcaggagtt is a genomic window containing:
- the LOC137647278 gene encoding ubiquinone biosynthesis protein COQ4 homolog, mitochondrial-like, with translation MLQRKPLVKVVRSSRGLRRVSLYYGNASKGTEQAFNNTKVAEETRNIPIRYQPSSGSFILDTIRYATSSGRVDSTFKPPPKIIIDGNEEKPPPLYKYHIPTNTFQKVILSVGAATAAILDPRRADMVAVLGETTGYDALSKLFSKMIQDTEGQKILLDKPRINSSSLDLNELSKLPEGTLGHAYIKFLDDNQVTPDSRLPVQFVDDPELAYIMQRYREAHDLFHTVLGMPTNMLGEVTVKWVEGIQTGLPMCVGGAIFGPLRFKPKQRQKYLSTYLPWAIRVGKSSKLLMNVYFEKRWEQSLAELRQELGIEEPPI